The genomic window GATTATCGAGAAGGTAAGAGATTAGGTTACCATGTGATCGTCAATAActataattgatttattaaaaaaatattaaaattcatctTTGCATTAATAATCAAACCCTTGAATCAAACGAAAAATTTACTTTAACTAGAGTTTTccctcattattattttttatatatttttttatttttactttgttttacttctaattttagttttttaattctaaacccattatttattttaattttacttgtttgttaaataaataaaattatcatcaatCTCTATGATACGACCTTGCGTGTCGTTTTCTactaattcatctttttcaagTAGGCTTTATTTTTTACGACTTCAACAATCATACATTTAAACACTATATGTAACACACTCTTCTAAGATTATATCATATCttcacttaaaaatttatataaaatttttcattttcaagtGAGGATGTaatacaatttatatttttcaagttcaattattaaaatgaattaatttgtCAATTTCAGGTGTCaacgtaaataaaaaaaaatacaattatcaAATTAGACCTAGTTGCTAAATTCaagaatttaatttcaaataaaaaattatgttaaaatttattttaatacaaatTAAGAACTACAAGCTTATTTAAACAGGTTAAAAAgaacaacattttttttttttttgcttaaatatGCTCAATTATAATCACTCATCGGGCATCCAGACATCAAGGCTCGTAAGTCCACCGAACCCGAACAAAGATCATTGTCAACCGAGCCCGCGGTTTAATGGAAGGAGATAGAGGTCCTGGTAGTCTCAGAGAGTGCCAATCCTACCTCAAATCTCCCCCATTTAATAATCTTATCATAAACTCCGagtcaatttaattcaattctaagtCAGCAACTGCAGTATCTATGCATGTTTTCTTTTTACCATCATGATTCATGCATGAGTCATTTTACATGCAAGGTTCATATAAAACATCTAGGTTTTTACCTCTGGTTTTGGTTGTTGTCAACTTTTCTTTAGATCAACAACTATGACACTGATGTTATCCAAGCTTTTTCGTCCAAGAGCCAACCAAGTAagcaatttaattcaataatcttATCATAAAATCCGagtcaatttaattcaattctaagtCAGCAACTGCAGTATCTATGCATGTTTTCTTTTTACCATCATGATTCATGCATGAGTCATTTTACATGCAAGGTTCATATAAAACATCTAGGTTTTTACCTCTGGTTTTGGTTGCTGTCAACTTTTCTTTAGATCAACAACTATGACACTGATGTTATCCAAGCTTTTTCGTCCAAAAGCCAACCGAGTAAGCAGTGCAGCGGCGAGTACACTGCGAGAAGGGTAAAATGCTTCAGTCCCTTCATCTTTTTGGTTTGATCGTCCTGCGTTGAATACACTGTTGTTTCCTTCTTTAAGACATTCATGTGCAACCTCGCAAGCCAAGTCGCTAGATAGAACATCCCATAAACCATCACTTGCAAGGATTAAGCACTCGTCTTCTGGTTGTCTCTTTGTGAATGTTATCTCGGGTTCTGATGATACAATCGGTTTTAGGTATTTGTCACCTGCTCAGAATCATAAAAGGTTAAAAAGAGTAAGCATCCATGGCATCACTATCTGATGCCAGAGCACGGGCAAATAAAATCCAATGGTGCTTTCGTCTTTTGTGTTAAACAAATCGTTCTTGAACTTTGGGATTGAAAAATTAGCCACCTCCAACATGGTTATAGCTATGACCTAATGTGTTTCTTATGGAAGTACGAGGACATTATCATCATCAACTCTCAACAACAATGCATTACAGAATCAACTTTGAATGCAAATCCAGTAATGACTCCACAATTGTAAGATCattaaaaatatcttttatttgAAAATGGAACCTAAATCGTATGCTTCGGTTGGTTTTACGGTATGTAACAAGTTTGACACTCTCCAGCACTGAGAACAGAGAAAAAGTGAAGCAAATACATGACAAAGGAAAACAATCCTGCAATGCCTTCCACAACAATTAATGGTGATAGAATGTACCCGGATGAGGAAGAAATCCAATTACACATAAAGATATATTGCAATGCAATACCCCATTTTTATAGAAGCCATACCTTCCGCAACAATTAATGTTAATACGAGTAAAGCATAAATCGGAATGATAATAAATGGTGAATACACTTGGCAGGTACTTATATTATAGAGACTGGATCAAGTCAGTCCCTCGACGattaaatggataaatttaatcactatactattaaaaagaatcaactaAGACCAGGTTTCAATATTGTTAACAATTACTGTTCAAAAATATGGATTATTGTTTAAGAGAGGTAGTATTTTGAAAGCCAGTTATGATTCTACAAATTGATtcttttgtttggaattgaatgGTAAATGAAGAAATAAATTTCATGTCATTTTTTAAACCATAAATGTTAGcctttattagatttttttaatagtattaaattagggattaatttgatatAATCTGTATAACATAGATTTCAAGGATAATAAACTGTTAAATCTAGAGAGAAAAAAAGCTTACCTATTGCCCTGGACATCGCAAGAATGCCTTCAACTCGTGCTCCATTTACAAAGATAACCCGACCTCCAGCAGCTTCAATCCGTGCAAGTTCATCTGGTCTGTCAGGCTGAAAAAGCGAAACCAATGTAGACAATATGATCAAATAGTACTTTATTTTattggaagagaaaaaaaaagaatacgaAAACAAtagttttatgtttaaaaatgtcAATAAAGAATTTCATCAATTGAAAAGACAAACACCTGTTCAGAGAATATCTTATTAATTAGTATTATCGACTACAGCTATTAAAGTTAATATCTTTTAGTTATACTCTTATAAAAGAATCAATAAACTAAAGAtttcttaatataaaaaatttaaaagtatatataacaTTCCAATAAGATTATAAAAAAAGGTCAAAAGTGATAACTTATTTGGCAGTTTATAATATTTGATTGTTTTTCTAAGTACCAGATGTCAGCGAAATGTTGGGGATTGCCCACACACCATCAAAGCTCGAAGACAATGGCAAAAAAACAAAAAGCGAACCTTATGATCGAAACTTAGGGGTATTGCCTTCCCGCCGCGATAGAGGACGGCACGTGAATCACCGCAATTGGCGACGACGATGTGCTCCGGCGTTAACAAGGCTACCACGGCGGTTGATCCACCGAGGGCCACCTCCATCGAGTGGCATCCACAATGGTGTCCCACGCTCCCGCACGTGTTTGTCGCCACCGCATCCATTCTCTCAAAGCTCCTTTTCATCGCGCTTCGCCACCTCTTTTCACGCTCCTCCtccgccgccgccgccgccgctTGTGAGCTGCCGTCTCTCCCGCGCTCGCTCTCTCTCGTGCAACCCACGCGCATCAATTCTTCCTCTACGAACACGTGCATCTTTTCCCTGCACAGTGCTGCAACCTGCAGAGGGAAAAAAAGATATTAGAAAGCTATATCCAG from Gossypium hirsutum isolate 1008001.06 chromosome D12, Gossypium_hirsutum_v2.1, whole genome shotgun sequence includes these protein-coding regions:
- the LOC107947272 gene encoding probable protein phosphatase 2C 75, whose protein sequence is MTEVYRRMLSDEDEDTPAKCRQRRRRRIEMRRHAAVSASGALRSLGQTEDPAESSDCGREGKRLHVLEAGDLLVTNSTHSSSGEEESMGGKSRAELNNGPVYGTMSISGRSREMEDAISVRTELCRPDINHRRPVHFFAVYDGHGGPHVAALCREKMHVFVEEELMRVGCTRESERGRDGSSQAAAAAAEEEREKRWRSAMKRSFERMDAVATNTCGSVGHHCGCHSMEVALGGSTAVVALLTPEHIVVANCGDSRAVLYRGGKAIPLSFDHKPDRPDELARIEAAGGRVIFVNGARVEGILAMSRAIGDKYLKPIVSSEPEITFTKRQPEDECLILASDGLWDVLSSDLACEVAHECLKEGNNSVFNAGRSNQKDEGTEAFYPSRSVLAAALLTRLAFGRKSLDNISVIVVDLKKS